In Campylobacter anatolicus, one DNA window encodes the following:
- a CDS encoding AAA family ATPase, producing the protein MPNFDGVLTSQDISNGVTKAEALQKKLGISVINSHFTLSDVGGAEALKEYVSQLEIAEQHGYKSKGIFLIGVPGTGKTFFPTCLAGQLKRPLIMLNLEVLKETGSPINKLNEVFNYLNSQNEKTILLIDEIEKMVGNADDSLTGRLMTILSSLGDNGSEYPNLDILIFATANNLESILENQPALIRRGRFDELFFVNLPNLETAHALFEMYIKKYDLEILTSIYCIDDIIAEIENEYRDSNLQANRFCYTPSEIQSFIKRLKFLMIAKGSITQEDIEKNIKLFIPIIKTSQKGIAKILAQKELFVEI; encoded by the coding sequence TTGCCAAATTTTGACGGTGTTTTAACCTCGCAAGATATAAGTAACGGTGTTACAAAAGCTGAGGCATTACAGAAAAAACTTGGCATTAGTGTTATTAACAGCCATTTTACATTATCCGACGTTGGCGGAGCTGAGGCATTAAAAGAGTATGTTTCGCAACTAGAAATAGCAGAACAGCACGGATATAAAAGCAAAGGCATTTTTTTAATTGGCGTGCCAGGCACAGGTAAAACTTTTTTCCCAACGTGCTTGGCAGGACAACTAAAACGCCCTTTAATAATGCTAAATTTAGAAGTTTTAAAAGAAACAGGCAGTCCGATAAATAAACTAAATGAAGTTTTTAATTATCTAAACTCTCAGAACGAAAAAACTATTTTGCTGATTGATGAGATAGAAAAAATGGTAGGCAACGCTGACGACTCTCTTACGGGTAGATTAATGACGATTTTATCATCGTTAGGCGACAATGGTAGTGAATATCCAAATTTGGATATTTTGATTTTTGCTACTGCAAATAACCTAGAAAGTATACTAGAAAATCAACCTGCACTTATCAGGCGTGGTAGATTTGATGAGTTGTTTTTCGTAAATTTACCTAATCTTGAAACGGCTCACGCACTTTTTGAAATGTATATCAAAAAATATGATTTAGAGATTTTGACTAGCATATATTGCATTGACGATATTATCGCAGAAATAGAAAACGAATATAGAGATAGCAACTTACAAGCTAATAGATTTTGCTATACGCCGTCAGAAATACAAAGTTTTATTAAAAGGCTTAAATTTTTGATGATAGCAAAAGGCTCTATCACGCAAGAGGATATAGAAAAAAATATAAAACTTTTTATCCCTATAATAAAAACCTCTCAAAAGGGTATTGCAAAGATTTTAGCTCAAAAAGAGCTTTTTGTGGAGATTTAA